The window attttgaaTTGCATGGCAGACGGGAggcatttcaaatttttaacacCTAAAACTCGAAAGCATCGCATCACAAATTTGAATTGTCGAGAATCAGATTCCGTGGCATAACTTATTCAAGTGAACAGTAAAAGACAGCCCGTGATCAGGCATAAACTACTAATCACAGAAGGGGAAACACACCCATTACAGGGTCTGCCTTGTATTTTCCATGAAACCATGTATAATCAAAGAGCAAGAAGCAGAGTAAAGAAATTGAGTCCTAGAGAAAAGTAGTGAATTTTCTGTTGCAGACGCGGAGCGACCTGTGCTTGGCGTCATGCATGTTTCATGAGACCATGTGGTTACTCCAATTAAAGTTGGGAAAGACAAATTGGCGttgggaaggaagaaaaaagaaccGAATTTAAAATGGGGGGCCACAATAATACCTGATGAGGAAATGAGGACAGGCCTACTGTACCAAATATTTGGCTGAAAATCATGTCTGAACCCACGGCCCAGTCGTATCTTCAGGATTTGCCCTATCCTATTTCCTATCGGTGGCTGTCCATCTCATTAAATGGTTTTCCCATTGGCCGTCATTCACCCACAAACCCGTAACATCAAGGCACCAGTCCTTGGCCATGTGATGGATTATGACTAATAATCATGGTCGAACCTTCCAAGCTCTAGCAAATACTCCAATCAGAAAAATTCAAAGGAGAGTGGTGGAATCAGCCccatttcaagttttcaacccATTGTATAGGTCGAAGCTCATTAATGACCTAGTGCTTTAGTTTGTATTCAACTAGGACGCATGAGATGAATAACTAACAAGAAGAAAAGATTTAGGCAGCCATCAACCACAACCACGAGGAGTTCGGGAGCATGCACCATGTCATCATACGAATTCCGAAATGTGATAACTGATTAGAATTTACAGGGTGATTCAAGGGGTATCCAATAAAATTCAAAGCCGGCTGTGGAGGGTGGGCGTGGGTCAACCGTCAAAGCCactcccctcccccccccccccataaAGCATAATGGGCCTTGAGTCCATTCTCATATCACACTCTGGGCTTTGATTCAATCAAAGCACGGATTGCTGATAGATAGTTGGGAGATTTTGTGCGCTCATCTCACCACCCGATTCACCTCCGCTAGATCCTAGAGCTAGCTACACCGATACAATATGCATCAGATGAGCGAAGACAGCTTCGATCGATTACCAGACCCGCTTATCCTAGTCATCTTCAACTCAGTTGCAGACATCAAAACCCTAATTCGGTGCCGCGCCGTCTCCAAGCGTTTCAACTCGTTGGTTCCTCAGGCAGAGACTCTGGTCTTGAAGGTGGATCGTGTCATCTCCACTGACTCAGATGGTTCCTTTTTCCTCAGCTTCCTTAAATCCATCTTCAGATCGCTGCACCATATCATATCCCCAAAATCACTACCAATCCAACCTCGGCCGCACAACTCCCCGACCCAAATCCTGCGGGGGTTCGACAGGATTAGGAACCTGGAGATTGAGTTACCAGGGGGCGACCTGTGTTTGGAGAAGGGGGCGGTTCTGAAATGGAAGGCGGAGTTCGGAAAGAGGCTGAAGAGTTGCGTCATCATGGGGTACCGCGGGCTGGGAGAGGGGGAAGAGTTGGATTTTGGGGGAGATATGGATGGAGGGTTGAAGGTGAGAGTGGTGTGGACGATAAGTGCGCTGATAGCGGCGTCGGCAAGGCACTACTTGCTGAAGGAGTTGATAAGGGAGCACAGAGAGCTGGAGAGGTTGGTATTGAGGGATAGGGATGGAGAAGGCACGGTGGTGATGGATAGGGAGGCGTTGAGAGAGTGCAGGGATGGGGAGGGGGAGGAGGAACAGGAGGAAGAGGCGGTTGAACCTGGCGAGAGGGATAAGAGTAGAACAAAGGTGCCAGCAGTGCAGATGAGGATGAGACACGAACCGTTGCTGGAGCTCGAGGGGTGTGGAGTTAGAATGGGGGGGGCCACCCTGGTGGTAGTGACACCGATTAAGGATGGGAGGAAGATGGGGACGGAGGAGCCTGGGTTAGTTTGTGATGCGTTTGAAGGGATGTTCGGAGAAGCCGCTAGGACTCTGCTCAAGACTCGGACTTACCTCCTCGAGATGAACTCCTTCTAAGTTAACCCCTACCCCCTCCCACCTCCATATACCactctccatttttcttttccatatttggttttctatttttcttctttttcattacTGTAAAATTGGCCCTGCATTTCTGCTATAGGATTATACATTAGACTTGATGATTCCGTGGAGTTGtgtatatatgaaaatttttcaaggTTAATTGAACGGGGAGtggtttttcaatttcaattttcgaTAAATATATGTGTGATGAGGAGGCTATGATAACCCCAATCAGCACGTACAGGCCTTTTGTACTTCAATATTCGTCTCTGAAATGATAAAGTCAACCTCTGTAAATGCTTATTTTGTTTGTCCTCCTCCTTATTTTTCAAAGCTTCTTGCAACGCCCATTCGCAAGAATATCAATTTACATAAACTCTCTCACCTTGGGGAAGGTAAAATCTGATTCCAtgtttttcatataattttttattaacttctaaactatattcatataatttttttcttaaagacTTCAAAAATAATACCACAAAATTCAACGGTCTCAGTTCAAGCAGCCAAgcaaatgaattaatttaatgaacCTTTTAACTTCCAAACCAAATTCAGAATTAAATGTAGGCCTtcagatgaaagaaaaatttaggtCGAAGCAGCCAAGATTGAAGTGAGGGAAGCCGTGAATTACCCAAACTCCAAATTCAGGTACAatccaaataaataaaggatCCATACTTCTCCCATTCCCATGATGGCCCAGCAGAAGCCTCCAAAACTTCAATCGTTTTGCCTCATCATCATGCCATTTGACACGTGTTGATTTACCATACAGATGGTTCAcctcttatttaataatatccACTTGATCACAAATCTTTGACATAAGACTCGACTATTCAAGATGGTAACCTACAATGAAAGCACCATCGACATGGTCAACCAAATGAGATCCCCCTGTCGGCCAGAGTAACAAAGGTGAAAATCCATATGAAGAGCCACATTCAACTAAAAAATTACCAATGGATCCATGCATGTAACAATGAGACATCTGCACAGGCCC is drawn from Vitis riparia cultivar Riparia Gloire de Montpellier isolate 1030 chromosome 18, EGFV_Vit.rip_1.0, whole genome shotgun sequence and contains these coding sequences:
- the LOC117905311 gene encoding F-box protein At1g22220 translates to MHQMSEDSFDRLPDPLILVIFNSVADIKTLIRCRAVSKRFNSLVPQAETLVLKVDRVISTDSDGSFFLSFLKSIFRSLHHIISPKSLPIQPRPHNSPTQILRGFDRIRNLEIELPGGDLCLEKGAVLKWKAEFGKRLKSCVIMGYRGLGEGEELDFGGDMDGGLKVRVVWTISALIAASARHYLLKELIREHRELERLVLRDRDGEGTVVMDREALRECRDGEGEEEQEEEAVEPGERDKSRTKVPAVQMRMRHEPLLELEGCGVRMGGATLVVVTPIKDGRKMGTEEPGLVCDAFEGMFGEAARTLLKTRTYLLEMNSF